The sequence below is a genomic window from Neomicrococcus aestuarii.
CTGACATCATCAATGACCTCAAGCTCGGCTTCGAGCGCGTCCTGAAGGGTCGCGATCAGGGGATTCAGACAGGCCCAGTGGTTGCAGGGGAGAGCGCGTGACCTTGACGATTAGAGAGATCGACTCGCAAGAGCAGCCCACCCCCGACGGTCACCTCCAATTCGTCGAGGTGGGGGATTACACCTTCGAAACCGGTGGTTACCTGCCGAACGTCAAGCTTGCGTTCGAGACGTGGGGAACGCTGAATGCGGACGCGTCCAATGCGGTGCTGTTGCTTCACGCGCTCACGGGTGACACCCACGTTGCACGCGGCGAGTCGGCTGAACCCGGATGGTGGGATCAGCTCGTAGGCCCTGGCGGGATTGTTGATACCGACCATTACTTTGTGGTGGCTCCCAACATGATCGGTTCTTGCTACGGATCCACCGGTCCGGCCTCGATCGCTCCGGACGGTCGACCGTGGGGGAGTCGCTTCCCCTTCACCACCATTCGCGACTCAGTGAATCTCGAGCTGCGTTTGGCCGAGAAGCTGGGAATCACCAGGTTCCACGCTGTTCTGGGTGGTTCGATGGGTGGCGCGCGAGCTCTTGAATGGGCTGTCACGGCGCCGGAAAAAGTAAACCACTGCGTCGTCGTTGCGGCATGCGCGAAGTCCACCGCCGAGCAGATCGCTTTCGCTCAGGCTCAGACGGCCGCGATTCGTTTGGATCCGCAGTACCGTTCCGGGGATTATTACGACGCCGCCAGCTCGCCTTCCGCGGGTCTCGGCATTGCCCGGCGGATTGCGCACGTGACGTACCGTTCGGAGATGGAGCTTGAGGCGCGCTTTAGCCGTCAGAACCAGCATGAGGAAAACCCGTTCGACGGCGAAACCCTCGCGCACACGCGGGGTCGTTACGCCGTGGAAAGCTACCTGGACCACCAGGCCAACAAGTTAGTGGATCGCTTCGACGCAAACTCGTATGTGGTATTGACGGAAGCGCTCATGAGTCATGACGTTGGACGCTCGCGCGGCGGGGTCGAAGCGGCCCTGACTAGCGCCGATAACGTTCACTTTATGGTGGCTGCTGTGAACTCGGATCGGCTCTACTGGCCGGCTCAATCGGATGAAATCGTTAACCACGTTTCACACGGCGATGGAGTATTTATTATTGACTCCCCAATCGGGCATGATGGGTTCTTAACGGATATCCATCAACTCGGGCCGGTGCTCAATGAACAGGTTTTCAGCGCCAGCAAGGCGCCGCAGGGCAACTGACGAAGATTCTTCAAACGAGGGACGCGGCGGGTTATTACGTGCCTCTGGATTTATAACAGCAACAGTTACCGCGGTGCTGATGTCCGGTTGCGCTAGTGATCAAGGCTCTGTCTCCGTCGGCCCGGGTTCGGCAGGCGGAAGCTCGGTCTCCCAAGCGCCAAGCACGCCTCAGCCGAGCGCGTCCACACCGGATGTATCCGTGGACCAGTCGCTGGTGGTGACTCATGCAGGAGCAGTTCTTACTGCCGTTCAGCTGGTCGAGCAAGGTGTTGCAACCGGAGACCGTCTTGACGTGCCCGAAGGCACCGCTGCCTTGGTGGATCTTGGTGACGATCAGAAGCGCCTGTTTGTCGCTGCGCACGTGAGCGAGCCAGGCGATGACGGAGTCCTATCCACAAAGGACTTCAGCGCTATTTTTCGCTTAGTTCAGGGCGATTCCATCACGTACTTCGACGGGGATGAGCAACAAGAATTCACTGTCACGTCGAGTGAGCCGGTCGAGAATGAAGGCGTCTTGACGGTTCCCGAAGCAAGCGCGGAGATGAGCGCGCCGGAATCACAAACCTTGATGCTGATGACGGTGGAATCCGGAGGCGTTGTCTCCGAGGCCGATTATGAAGGCCGCTGGGTGGTCACGGCAGAATCTGCGCAGGAGGACTAATCTCCGCGCGAAAATCTGGTTTAGACGCCTAAAACTTATACGGGTTAGATGCGGTTGATTGGTAATTCCGGACAAGCGAAACAATCAGGATGGTTGCGGTGGCGACGATGACAACGGCAATAACGGTGATGATCCCTAGGACCCAAATAATGGGCTCAATGCTAAACATGGTGGTTCCTCAAGCAGGGTGTTCGAAGACCCAATCGGGGCTCCTCTAAATCCACTATAGACGTAGTGGAGGGCTAAATCTATATCCGAGGGATAAAAGAAATCGTGCCGAAACTAGGGAACCGACGCAACCCCGTGTGGAACTAGAGATCGCGCAGAATACGCGAGCGAGCGTCGTCGTACTCCGCAGCCGAAATCGCTTGAGAATCACGCAAGGCATCCAACTCCGCAAGCCGCTCCTGAGCGGACTTTGGCGCACTATTGCGCAGGTTGTTGCCGAACTGCCCCGCAATGTCAGTCTGCATTGTGACGGGATCGTAGCCCTGGCGCCGGGCGGCGGAGGCGTTGCGGACCATCACCACAATCACAAAGATGAAGGCAGCAACAACCAGTAAGCTCACCAGCCCAAAAATCAGAGGAAACCAGGCTGGGGGTCCAAAGCTGTCTGCTCCAAACATGAGAATTCCTTTGTGTTGTAGGGGGCTGAAGGGATGCCGACTAGCTGTCGGAAATAGCGTGGCCCGGAGGCATAGCGCCACCGAAAACCGGGCTGGCGGCAGGGCGCTTCGCCGTGATGCCGTCACCGCTGGACTGGTGACGAATACGGCGAACCACCCACGGAAC
It includes:
- the metX gene encoding homoserine O-acetyltransferase MetX; this translates as MTIREIDSQEQPTPDGHLQFVEVGDYTFETGGYLPNVKLAFETWGTLNADASNAVLLLHALTGDTHVARGESAEPGWWDQLVGPGGIVDTDHYFVVAPNMIGSCYGSTGPASIAPDGRPWGSRFPFTTIRDSVNLELRLAEKLGITRFHAVLGGSMGGARALEWAVTAPEKVNHCVVVAACAKSTAEQIAFAQAQTAAIRLDPQYRSGDYYDAASSPSAGLGIARRIAHVTYRSEMELEARFSRQNQHEENPFDGETLAHTRGRYAVESYLDHQANKLVDRFDANSYVVLTEALMSHDVGRSRGGVEAALTSADNVHFMVAAVNSDRLYWPAQSDEIVNHVSHGDGVFIIDSPIGHDGFLTDIHQLGPVLNEQVFSASKAPQGN
- a CDS encoding SHOCT domain-containing protein produces the protein MFGADSFGPPAWFPLIFGLVSLLVVAAFIFVIVVMVRNASAARRQGYDPVTMQTDIAGQFGNNLRNSAPKSAQERLAELDALRDSQAISAAEYDDARSRILRDL